A region of the Kribbella sp. NBC_01245 genome:
ACGGCTGAGAGCAGTGCCGTGACGGTGACGCCGCCGGCTCCCCAGATGCCATAGGCGACGCCGATCTTCATTCCTTGCCGTAGGCAACCAGCCACGAAGATGAACGAAGCGACGTAGCCCGCTATCACCACGACATACCAGGCGGGCTGGTCGAGTGCGGCCTTGAGGGACAGGGTTGCCGCGACCTCGGAGCTGATCGCGGCTGCCAAGGTGAGCCACTTCTTCACAGGGCCGCCTTTCCGTTGAATGCGGGGTTGATCAGGGAGTGGAGTTGAGCGATGAGTGCATCTCGATCCGGGCCTGGCACGAGGACGCCGGTCGCCTCGGCAATCCACAGTCCGTCCGCTGCCAACCGGGCGCTGAGGAGCCGGACGCGGAGGTCTTGATCGACCACGTCGTCGACCTTCAGCCAGCGGCCCATGACCGCTTCCCAAGGAGCGCCGAGATCAGGGTTGGCTAGCGACTCGACGAAGACCGCAAGGTCGGCCCGGCTGATCCGACCGGCTGCGACCACGGCGATATAGGCGTGGATGCGCTCCTGCGCGGTCGTCTCCTCGAAGGGCTTGCCCAGCCAGGTGACCATCGCCTCCTCGACACGCTCGGCGACGTACTCACAGACCGCCAAGACGAGCTCATCCCGGGTGTGGAAGTGGTACTGAACGCCACCTTTGGTGACGCCGGCCTCCTGCGCGGTCGCGTCGAACGTGATGTCGACCGACCCTCCCTCACGCCCCGCCAATCTGAACGCCGCATCAAGAATCTTGGTTCGCGAACTCGGCCTCATAGCCGTAACTATACCATACGGCTG
Encoded here:
- a CDS encoding DMT family transporter, whose translation is MKKWLTLAAAISSEVAATLSLKAALDQPAWYVVVIAGYVASFIFVAGCLRQGMKIGVAYGIWGAGGVTVTALLSAVLYDEPLTALMGLGIMLIIAGVLTVELGSQKAQQHEQNRQNHENQEMAA
- a CDS encoding TetR/AcrR family transcriptional regulator — encoded protein: MRPSSRTKILDAAFRLAGREGGSVDITFDATAQEAGVTKGGVQYHFHTRDELVLAVCEYVAERVEEAMVTWLGKPFEETTAQERIHAYIAVVAAGRISRADLAVFVESLANPDLGAPWEAVMGRWLKVDDVVDQDLRVRLLSARLAADGLWIAEATGVLVPGPDRDALIAQLHSLINPAFNGKAAL